ACATTAATTCCTTTTGCTAGGTTTTTTTTCTGTCTCATTaatactttcttcttcttagtATTACttgtatattattattctcttCCTACAATGTCTGCTATTGCTCTTCCATGGAAAAATGACGTCTTCCTCAGCTTTCAAGGGGAAGATACTGGCAAGAATTTCACTAGCCATCTTTATGCTGCCTTGTGTCAGAAAGGAGTGATTACTTTCAAGGATGATCAGGAACTTGAGAGTAGAGGAACCCTTTCTGATCAAGAAATCTTTAAGGCAATACAAGATTCAAGCATTTCAATAGTCATTTTCTCAAGAAACTCTGCTTCTTCAACAAGGTGCTTGGATGAGCTTGTGGAGATTTTTGAATGCATGAAAACTAAAGGACAAAATGTCTTGCCAGTTTTTTACAGTGTGGACCCAGCTGAGGTGAGAAAACAGACAGGGAGATTTGGAGAGTCATTTGCCAAGTATGAAAAACTCTTCAAAAATAACATTGGCAAGGTGCAGCAGTGGAGAGCTGCTGCAACAGGAATGGCCAATCTCAGTGGATGGGATACACAGAACAggtaacaattttatttagagCATCTCTCCTTTTCCTCTTTTATTGCATGACTATTCGATATTAAATGTACTAAAACTGCTTGTAACTTCGCAGGCATGAGTCGGAGCTTATTGAAGAAATTGTTGAAGAGGTACtgaagaaattgagaaaatcAAGTCATAGATTCTCAAGCGCATCAAAAAATTTTGTAGGAATGAATTCACGACTGAATGAAATGATGAAATATTTAGGCAAAAGAGAGTCAGATGATGTTCGGTTCGTGGGAATTTGTGGGATGGGCGGTATAGGGAAAACAACCATTGCTAGAGCCGTCTATGCAGAGCTGTCTAGTGAATTTGAAGGAAGTTGCTTTCTTGCAAATGTTAGAGAAGTAGAGGAGAAAAACAGTTTATCTTTACAAGAACAACTTCTTTCTGAAACCCTTATGGAAAGAAAGATAACGGTTTGGGATATTCATGCTGGAAGGAATGAGATTAAAAATAGGTTAAGTCATAAAAAGGTTCTAATCATTCTTGATGATGTAAATCATTTGGAGCAGTTAAAATCATTAGCTGGGATGAGTGACTGGTTTGGCAATGGAAGTAGGATAATCATAACAACTAGAGATGAACACTTATTGTTATGTCATGGAGTAGAAAGAATTTACAGGGTTGGAGGATTAAATCATGATGAAGCCCTTCGTCTCTTTAGTTTGAAAGCCTTTAAGAATGATTATCCTGCGGATGATTATGTGGAGCTATCTAATCACTTTGTGAATTATGCTAATGGTCTTCCATTAGCTCTTGATGTTCTTGGCTCATGTTTATACGGAAGATCTATAAATGAGTGGCAAAGTGCATTAGATAGACTGAAGGAAATTCCAAACAAAAGAATCTTGGATAAGCTTTATATAAGTTTTGAAGGATTACAGGAAATAGAGAAGAAAGTGTTCTTAGACATTGCTTGTTTCTTCAAAGGGGAGGATAAACATTATGTGGTCAAAGTACTAGAAAGTTGTGGATTCTATGCAGAAATCGGAATAAGAGTTCTCCTCAGTAAATCTCTTATAACAATCACAAACGATAGAATATGGATGCATGATTTACTTCAAGAAATGGGTCGAGATATTGTCCGGAGATCATGCTATGAAGAACCTGGAAGGAGAAGTAGATTGTGGCTTTACAAGGATGTCAGTCATGTCCTATCAAATGATACGGTAAGAGAAcctttacaaataaataatacttgCATGAATGTCTACaagctttcttctttctcctaATTCTGCATCATTGCTGTTGAATTTTCAGGGAACAGAACAGGTTGAAGGCATTGTGCTAGATTCCTGTGAACAAGAAGATAAACATTTGAGTGCCAAAGCTTTCATGAAGATGAGGAAACTCAGACTGCTCAAACTACGAAATGTACGCCTTTCCGGCAGCCTGGAGTATCTTTCGAACAAGTTGAGATATCTTGAATGGGAGGAATATCCTTTCAGATCTCTTCCATCCACATTCCAGCCAGATAAACTTGTGGAGCTTCATTTGCCATCCAGCAACATCCAACAATTATGGAAGGGAATGAAAGTATGCTTACTCTTTCACTTTCATTACTCTGAACTCATTGTTAGTTGAAGTCATTGATGCAAGCCTTGATCTTCAatcattctaattaattataatttgtatATGTCTGCACAGCCTTTAAAGATGCTGAAGGTGATTGATCTGAGTTACTCTGTTAACTTAATCAAGACCATGGACTTCAGAGATGTCCCAAATCTTGAAAAGCTGAATCTTGAAGGTTGCACAAGACTGTTTGAGGTACACCAGTCAATTGGAGTTCTGAAAAGGCTCGTCTTATTGAATTTGAAGAACTGCAAAGGTCTTGTCAGGATTCCAAGCAGCATATGTGATTTGATGTCCCTTCAGACTCTTAATTTGCACGGCTGCTCAAAACTTGAAGACTTCCCTCAGGGATTATGGGATATGAAATGTTTGGAGAAGCTAGATATTGGTGGAATTGCTGGAAAACAACTTGCATCGACCAAAGCATGggattttcttcttccttcatGGTTGTTGCCAAGGAAGACACTAAATCTGATGGATTTTCTGCCTTCTATTTCAGTCCTGTGCACTCTGAGATCGTTAAACTTGAGCTACTGCAATCTTGCAGAAGGTACACTTCCCAATGATCTGAGCTGCTTCCCATCCTTACAGTCATTAAATCTAAGCGGAAATGACTTTGTCAGTGTACCTACAAGCATTAGCAAGCTTTCTAAACTTGAAGATCTTCGATTTGCCCATTGCAAGAAGCTGCAGTCATTGCCGAATCTTCCATCCGGTATTCTATACCTTAGTACAGATGGTTGCTCTTCCTTGGGAACTTCACTCCCTAAGATCATAACCAAACATTGTCAACTGGAAAATCTTTGCTTTGCAAATTGTGAGAGGCTTCAGTCATTGCCTGATCTTTCATCGTCTATAGTAAATATAAGCATGGAGGGTTTAACTGCACAAGAAAATTTCTCAAATCCATTGGAAAAGGATGATCCTAAAGCTTCAGCATTGACCTTCTTAAATCGCATGCAATTGGTTGAGATTCAAGGCAAAAACTGTTCAGCATTCGCAAGGCTTACAAGTTACTTGCATTATCTGCTTAGGCACAGCTCTCAGGTCTGTCcctattcatttatatttccCTCGTTTTCATCATTAGACATTTGGCTCAGAACTTATCAATTATCATCTCACTATATTACTAACTCATTGTCTCCTTAATGCAGGGACTGTTTAATCCAAGCTCTCATGTATCAATGTGTTTAGGTGGAAGTGAAATACCTGAGTGGTTCAACTATCAAGGAATAGGTTCTTCAATAGAATTGCAGCTGCCTCAACATTGGTTCACTGACAGGTGGATGGGATTTGCAATTTGTGTTGATTTTGAAGTCCATGATGAGCTTCCATTGTCAGAAACTTGTACTCTTTTCTGTGATCTACATGCATGGGTCATGCCAGATCAACTTCTTTTTCTCGGTCGCCCTTCTATGCAAATTTCTGGTACCATGAACATCAAGTCGGAGCAACTTTGGTTCAATTTCATGCCGCGTAGCTCTTTGAATTGTGTAGATTGGTGGGAATCATGTGGAAACCTGAAGGCATCATTTTTCTCAAATGGATTGAAGGTGAAGTCTTGTGGATTTCGTATAATATATGATCATGATATTGGTAGACTAATCCAATGCCATCAACGTTTTGAGGATTTGGGTCTTCCCCCTCagaataattctaataattgCAAGAGAAGCCATGATGACAGCAGAGGGCAACCCAACAGTAACAGAAGTGACAAATGTGGTAATGAGCTCCATTCAAAGAGACTGAAAATGACAGTGGATCAAATGCTTTAAACATAGTGCATGGAGAGGGGCCACTAAGAATCAAGAGTTGATGTTGTTTCTTGCTCAATTCTTACTAAGCAGTTAGTgtaaaaatgacatttttgtCCACTTGATTCATTCTTCAGCTCTGAAATAAAATTGGTCTCTGGTCCTTTTCATGGACTTTTGAAAAATCAAGTGCCTACAGACATGGTTCCTTCCTAAAAATGATATGATCTTGATTTATATTGGTCGCTATATGCTCCAATATCCTATCACAGGTATTGCGACAAAATGCAGCCGTCGCTAATAACGTATGTGACGactatacaaaaataaaatatttaagaaaagagaagactCGGGTAAACATGAGATCGATAATGGAACACGAAACAAAACTTCAAATCAAATTAGTTGAATTAATTCTCAATTTCgttattgaattatttatttatatctctatttttttaacatgCGTTCATAATTCTGAAGTGACTTTTGATCGTATATTTACAAGTCAATGTCTGCAATCTTTAGATGGTGCCAGTGTATCTAATCattgaaagaaaggaaatagaaatagaaatagaaaggAAAATGAGTTGGTTCGCTAAGGAGCTTACGAACTAGTTCGTTAAAGAACTTGCGAGGTAGCTCGTTTAGAAGCTcataaattagtttaataaataaataattaattaagaaaataatacattctaattaaaaaaataaaataaataaatagatcaTAAAAATTCAACTTCGATTATATTAAAGTAACAATATATACcaataaattaagttttaattataaattctgtaattaaataattttagtgttATTTAAGTAAATGatagtttaataatattgttaattaagctggtatttgattatgtacattaaattattattaatattttttaatttatttttttatcataaattaatttaagtatactaacaaaataaaaactatgtatgaaaataatgtagttttggtgtataatattattaatttaaattaatctaaattatattattttattaaaaaattatatagttgTAGTGTTAAATAAACAATCATATATTATGTAAATACTTAAAgatatctaaaaattatagcttttatttttatcaagaaattatttaattatttaaatttttaaatttatatgcatattttgattttgtttataatttatttataattacaaaatttatagttacatatttgataaaattaagtttactTAACGACTTTGAAATCGGACTAAACTCATTTATATAGATATCAAGTTCGAGTTCAGCTCGTTTATATATAGTATCGAGCTAATTACGAGTCGATGTCGAAcatattagaattataatgaatcaaattcaaaatcagtTAAATTTTGATGAGCCGACACACTGAACATTGAAAAACTCGGGTCAATTCGCGTTATTATTATAAGCTATTCATAAGATTAGTTATGTGTAAGATTAGGCAATTATGGTATTTTGTCATGAGAAGTAGCAAAGAACAATCCTTAGCATATTCTATTTGTGTTCTTTTCAGTTTATCCAATAGAGGTTAGTAGAACCTTCCTTGTCATTTTTGAGGCAGAATCTTTTGGGGCCACCATCCTTTCTGAAAACCAATAACAAAGATGTGATCTTCCCATATCTAATTTTATCCACCTAATACTTCAAACTTGAGACCATAAGATCAAAGACTTGGCTAGGCAGTTACAATGTTGGTAGTTGTGATTGGTAGTAGATGATTCACACCTGCTAGTCAATTGTCATCATGGAAAAGAAAGACAGTTAGGTACAACACTTCAATGCACAATTAAATACGTGGCAATTGCTTTCTTCCACGTTAATCCTAACTGCCAACCATATATCTTTGCACAACTAGTATCCCAATTCccattatttatgtttttccCCACAactcttattttgtttatcaaTCAACCCTTGAAAAGGTCAAACATTGTATGCATATCGGATAGACTTTTGCATGAGTGTATGTGTCTATTAGGTTTagattaaaattatgaaaaatataaccaacaattaaaataataaatcttttattttaattgaattaaatttttgatataattctaaaactaaaaaattgaaacGAATCGAGTCTATTTCAAATTTACTGAGACATTTGAGTAAAGCAATTGATTAAATCTGGCTTTAATTTAACCATATCGACAGTTCAAACAGTATTTAtgtatacattttttttatttgaaataaaataattaaaatactgtTAAGCAAGCAGGTCTAACTGCAAAGGATTCCAATAAACTGATAAGGAAGGGTAAAAGATGATAAATCAAAAGTAGAAGGATAAAGGTGCAAACTTTGGTCCACATTTTGTCCTTTATCATCATTCCCAGTCTTTTCAAAACTCTTATAGTTACATACTCGTAGTACACCAACAGCTACACTTCTCATCACTGCCACTGCCAAAAAAAGCTACCGCTGAGTCATTTTTATCCGGGTAGAACCAAAGATGCTGGGTGACTTCTGTATCTGCCCCTGTTTTGGAAATCATAACACGGACGATACAGAACCTGATCGTGATCCGGTCCTACTAGTTTCCGGAATTGGAGGGTGCATTCTCAATTCCAAGAAGAAGAATCTCGGGTTTGAATTTGAGACCCGGGTTTGGGTACGGATTCTTTTGGCTGATTATGAGTTCAAGAAGAAAATTTGGTCTTTATATAATCCCAAAACAGGTATAATTGATGCATTGACATTTGCTTATGTTTGTATATAAATGCATTTATTCATTTGTCTACTTACGCAAGTATACGAGTTGTTGTATCTTCTTTTGCCTTTTCTGGTATTGAGTaaggtttatttatttggtgCTGCCACTTTTGTAATCTGCAAAAgcttggatttttttttttttttgttcttttcttcggcaaaatttgtatatttgtgattttcCCAGCTGGGCTGTCTTTGTCCAATTATGATTCCCTTCTCCTTAGGAAGGAGAATTTCAAGACAGTCGTAGTCTTGAAGTGTGTTCCTGAGAATAGAATTTATTCAAGTCTAATTTTAATGCTTATGACTTTGTCTTTGATTATCCAATAGATTAATTGCTAAGTTTTTGCAAGCTGCAATATGGAACTTCCAGGAGACAGCAATTTGTTCTGCTAAATCTATTCCTCGGAAGTTTCTAAGTTTTTCCTTTAACTTTTTTCCTTAGGTTATACAGAAGTATTGGACGAAAGCACTGAACTCGTGGTCCCTGATGATGATTATGGGCTGTATGCAATTGACATTTTAGATCCGTCGTTGGTGAGATTTATAATCTTGACTGTAATTGTTCTGTACTTAGCAACTGATTATTGTTGTTTGTTGCTTAAAAATTTCTGCCAGCTTCAATTAGTCGTTCCTGATACTATATTCTTTGATGTTTTAGTTTGTTAAAGTGTTACATTTGACAGAGATATATCATTTCCATGATATGATTGACATGCTTTTAAAATGTGGATATAAGAAGGGAACCACATTGTTTGGATATGGCTATGATTTCCGGCAAAGTAATCGGTgagttatttatatatgtgttTGCTATGTTATTGTCATGTGACCAAATTTTGACACGTTTGCATAAACATAATTATGTCTGTCTAGCTATTGAAGGTTCTTCTCCCAAGATTTTCTGAGGacatttagttttattctatCTATTGTTGGCAGAATTGGCAAATCAATGGAAGGTCTTAAGGCAAAGCTTGAAACTGCTTATGAAGCTTCTGGGCAGAGAAAAGTTAACATAATATCACATTCAATGGGGGGACTGTTGGTGTTATGTTTCATGTCACTTTATACAGATGTACGCATACTTTTTCTTGGTCACTGAAATATTGTCAAAATTCACTGAACACAATGGGCCAAAGTATGATCCCTTCATTTCTCATTGAGGGCTTGAAAAGCTGACCTTAAGCTGTATTTGTCAGGTGGTTTCAAAGTTTGTGAACAAGTGGATCTCCATTGCATGCCCTTTCCAAGGTACTCTAAATGCTGCGATGTTTCTTTGAGTGCTGGAGGCATATCAAACAGGGAATTAGCTGCCTAAAATCccaaattattgattttgttgtttgagaaatattcttaattgttCACAAGACCTTGTCCTTCTAGTAATCAACCATTCCACAGTAATGATTACTTGCAGTTGTTGATGAATATCAGATGATGCTATCTTATCCAAAAGAGGTAGGGGCTAAGTTGCTTTGAGATGtaacatgtataaaaaaaaattcagaaaattaGCACCaaaattgtttttttctttcgagatgaagaattcaaacttaatggtattctttttcctttttgtccTTTTTGTTCTGGAAAATGAAAACAGAACAAAATGCTATAAAAATGATGCATGGAATTATCTGTTGCATGTGCACCTATGCACCTCATTTGTCATGCTCTAATTTCTAAGCAGTCTCTTCATCATTAGTTATGCTCTCCTTTGCGTTGATTTCTTCATTATTGCATAAACAAGTTTAAACATATGGTTTCTTATTTGAAAATtgagcaaaaaaaaaagttaacaGTGAGGTTAAATACAGGAGCATAATGTCCTCTTTTCTTGACCTTTCCCTGTGACTTAAAATTGTGAAGAcctcattattttcaaaattgcTATCAGTtatctagaattttaaaattgtcttACCCACAGAACCTTTTGGCATACATCATGCTTGGTCAATCAGTATTAGGTAATAGATGGTTCCACCATATGATGATAATTTGCTAGTTCTGAAACTAGCTGGCTAGATTGTTGGGAagatcaattttattttcatcgAAAATTAGTTGCTGCCTTTACTGTCCCTTATCCTTCTATGCCCAAACTTTCTTAAATCAATCCtaatttttgcttttatatGCTAACAGGTGCACCAGGATGCATCAATGATTCCCTGTTAACTGGATTACAATTTGTCGAAGGGTTCGAGAGCTACTTTTTTGTTTCTAGGTGGACAATGCACCAGCTGGTAATTTGTCTTTTCTGATTACTTGGATATATAGACTCGCAGTTTTATATTGTGATGATATTTGGTAAAGAAATTCAAATGGCATTCATTTATGTGCTTTTCCTTTTGCATATAGCTTGTTGAATGCCCATCAATCTATGAAAtgttggcaaatccagatttcAAGTGGGAAAGCCAACCACAAATTCAAGTTTGGCGCAAGCAATCAGATAGTGACGAGGCTTCTGTCAAGTTGGAGTCTTATGGTCCCCAAGACAGTATCACTTTATTTCAAGAAGCATTAAGGAATAATGAGGTAACACTTTGGATCTGAACTCTCGTGAAATTCTGGAATACATGCTTAGATTTCGTCGTGCATTTAAAATCATTGTTTTCCAATCTTAGATGGTGACAGTGTATCTAACCATAGAAAGAAAGCAAAtggaaattaaaagagaaatattaaggaaaagaaacaatTTATGCTTGTGATCTACACGTTTGTTTCACATCATTTTCTACCTTGATCTGTAATTTACATTTTCTTCGAGGAACCACATAAATGCTTAATGGTTTGCCTTCTGTTGCAGCTAAATTACGAtggaaataaaatatctttaccCTTCAACTTTCACATCCTCAAATGGGCTGCTGGAACTCGCCAAATACTCAATGATGCACAACTGCCGAAAGGGGTTTctttctataatatttttgggACATCAAATGATACACCTTTTAATGTTCGGTATGTTAGAGAAATTATTTCTAGGATAACTTGAGCGAGAGCTTAATTAATTGGAAGCAACTGGTCCACATTTGCATTAAACATGGACATCTAAATGGTTTCTGATAATGAAGTCTGTACTGGTCTAAAGTGATTGAAATCCGATTATATAAGTTGTAAGAAAACTTGAAGAGAACCACTTATTTTGCTATGTCCAATGGAATATGCTAAGCTGGTTGTATTTCTTGTATGCATGTATCACAAAATTCCTAACTTGCGGTTGAGATTTCTGACCAAACTATTGAAGCGCTAGGGTCTACTAATATGCATACATGAATCCTTCAACTAGAGGTTCATCTTCTTCGAAGGACAGGGAAAACTAACATATGATGTGGTTCAGCAGAAGCTGGAATCTAGTTTATCAGCAAAGAATGGCATGCTAATGATTCATAAGCTTTTTCCCTAATCTAACAATAGGTAAAGTGCCATGAAAATTTTCTCTTGAAACTGatctgatatatatatatatatatatatatatatatataattgatgcAGATATGGTACGGAAAAATCTCCAATTGAGGATTTGTCTGAAGTCTGCCATACTTTGGTGAGTGGTTGATTTACCTACAATAACATGAATGGATCATGATGCAGCTGCTAAAATCATCCTTGAGGAGATCATATTCTAGTCCTGATCCTAATAATCTAATGGCTTAATGTGTTATTCATTAATGGCTTAATATGTAATTTGTTAATGGATTAATGTGTTATTCTTTCTTCCTGTTGAAACTCgagttaataatattttctcatGACCTATTAGTTCATATTCCTGCTTCTAGTGTTAATCATACATCCAGGACCTACATTTTTGTGCTTCCTGTTTCATTTGTGACTAATGTTTTTCTCAAACATGTTATTTGTTTCAGCCCCAGTATTCTTATGTGGATGGAGATGGGACTGTTCCAGCAGAATCAGCCAAGGTCGCTCTAACCTTTCGCTTCATTCTTTATACTTCCAGCTAGAAGTTATGCATTTGGGTATTAGTAAATGATCCTTCAATCGTGCAGGCGGATGGATTCGAGGCAGTTGAAAGAGTAGGAGTTGCAGCTAGCCACCGTGGGCTGCTACATGACAAGACAGTATTTGCACTTGTTCGGAAATGGTTGGGAGTTGCGCAGGAGCAAACTAAGCTTTCAAGAACATCTAGAGTAATGGATGTTTCTTCAGTTTCACACGTCCAAGCGTGAATATAACTATTATGTACATGTCACAGcacaaaaatagtaaaagaaaaaggatataAAATCAGAAACCTATTTGAATGCTGCAAAAAGGAGATAAAAGGATGTTGTAAATATTgcattttgattattttattgcaaGGCCTTATTCTTTAAAGCTTGGCAAAAATTTTGTTGCTTGCAGATTGCATAGAAATTATATTGAGAATCACAGTTTTTGCCAAGTTAGTTTTAATCTTCAAACTGAGCCTATCAAAAGCTTTCAAGTGATGGAACTTTTTTTTCACATTCTGGTTGACAGACGCCATGTCGAATGGTTAGCCATTTGACGAAAAGGCCATTTATTAAGTGGCAATAAATACAGTACATGTTTCGAGCTTGAAGATATAATTCAGTCTTGAAATCGAAACTTGAGTAAGAATTTATGTTAAGCGATAAGGAAACAAGCAtaagttttcaaacattctgGCAGTaccaaaataaagaataatagaaaaattagtaACTATCTTCTTGTCCTGCGGAAACTCACAGTAtcataatatgaaaaataattacaaatgtTGGCTTCGTCCTGTGAACTGGGGTGAGTTGCTTATGTAACCAAAAGAAGAtgtctaaatatatatatatatgatacgCAATTTTATGAACCATATCACATTCCAGATTACGTAAGAAAAGTGTATAACAGTTATTGAATgatcctatatatatatatattatgtatgtTCAAAAATAGTGCTGAGAGAAAGGACAAATGAAATAGAGAAATGGCATGTGGTGGTGGGCGGTGGGCGGTGGTTTGTAAATATGTAATTCTTGGATTTAAGCTTACTTAGGGAAACAGAAACATGCGTTAGATTCATTCAGAGCTACACGTATGCAAGTAGGCCTGTCTTTACGCTAACTGGTTGCCaagaatattattaaataaccatcaaaaagaaaaacattttaTAATCTCTGCAACTGCAAGTGTAGAAACATTGCAAATTAAGGCAGGTGGCGGTACAGGTGGAAGAAAATCTCCTTTAGTCGCAAGCAACCATATGCACATCTTCATGCATGGAAAATAAAGGCATGCACTTATACACATGCTGAGTGAAGATCATCTTAGGGCATGGAGTACTAAcagtattattttaagaaataataataaacactTCCAAGACCCACACTTTGCTTTTCttgtaataatattatttatacatattcgatttcccacaaggtttTTGAAATTAAGCTAAGtgaatgagagagagagagagataaatAGTACTGTAGCAAATTAAGTCCTAGTCAAAAAGGTTTGAATCCCAAACCCTACTTAGGGTTTTGAGCTTAATGAattgaaaactaaaaagaaaacacagtATGCATAGTATAAGAAAGAAGTTGAAGAAAGAGACGAGGATGAGCATTCCTAGGGCTTGTTAGCTTATGAGAGGATTCTATTTTCAGACACGCATGAGCCTTCCACCTTTTTTTAATGCTCTCTACAATTACACAGATGAAGCCAAATTCTCTTTCCCTATTTTGACTTCACTTTATGTATTCATATGCCATGCATCTAATAACTATAACAATACCACCTATAATTGATGCGGTGTAAGTTtaacaatatttaatattaccaTTTCTAAAACACCCATCAAAATGCCAAaatcaaatctttttttttttaattttaatttttaaaaaggaatACAGAATAGTAGGAAGCCCTGAGACTAATTAACCCAATAGAGGACAAGGCATGGGagcaaaaaggaaagaatGGAGTCGGACCCTTTTCATCTTTAATAAagttttacttttcttggaaatctcttt
The sequence above is drawn from the Ricinus communis isolate WT05 ecotype wild-type chromosome 7, ASM1957865v1, whole genome shotgun sequence genome and encodes:
- the LOC8274245 gene encoding phospholipase A(1) LCAT3 isoform X1, with the translated sequence MLGDFCICPCFGNHNTDDTEPDRDPVLLVSGIGGCILNSKKKNLGFEFETRVWVRILLADYEFKKKIWSLYNPKTGYTEVLDESTELVVPDDDYGLYAIDILDPSLFVKVLHLTEIYHFHDMIDMLLKCGYKKGTTLFGYGYDFRQSNRIGKSMEGLKAKLETAYEASGQRKVNIISHSMGGLLVLCFMSLYTDVVSKFVNKWISIACPFQGAPGCINDSLLTGLQFVEGFESYFFVSRWTMHQLLVECPSIYEMLANPDFKWESQPQIQVWRKQSDSDEASVKLESYGPQDSITLFQEALRNNELNYDGNKISLPFNFHILKWAAGTRQILNDAQLPKGVSFYNIFGTSNDTPFNVRYGTEKSPIEDLSEVCHTLPQYSYVDGDGTVPAESAKADGFEAVERVGVAASHRGLLHDKTVFALVRKWLGVAQEQTKLSRTSRVMDVSSVSHVQA
- the LOC8274245 gene encoding phospholipase A(1) LCAT3 isoform X2, giving the protein MLGDFCICPCFGNHNTDDTEPDRDPVLLVSGIGGCILNSKKKNLGFEFETRVWVRILLADYEFKKKIWSLYNPKTGYTEVLDESTELVVPDDDYGLYAIDILDPSLFVKVLHLTEIYHFHDMIDMLLKCGYKKGTTLFGYGYDFRQSNRIGKSMEGLKAKLETAYEASGQRKVNIISHSMGGLLVLCFMSLYTDVVSKFVNKWISIACPFQGAPGCINDSLLTGLQFVEGFESYFFVSRWTMHQLLVECPSIYEMLANPDFKWESQPQIQVWRKQSDSDEASVKLESYGPQDSITLFQEALRNNELNYDGNKISLPFNFHILKWAAGTRQILNDAQLPKGVSFYNIFGTSNDTPFNVRPSILMWMEMGLFQQNQPRRMDSRQLKE